A stretch of the Uranotaenia lowii strain MFRU-FL chromosome 3, ASM2978415v1, whole genome shotgun sequence genome encodes the following:
- the LOC129755067 gene encoding myogenesis-regulating glycosidase, translating into MSRTRTLIFGVLLLALGISVQGQDYQLTFYQSTVVATINPSTRSLKVTRDGVQVQQLLLNTDVVGSTMTEIADGLKLTNSAGETIEVTKTVDTAELSLFNVARNSRAKSRVTVDCINLMGVNWFGGPQQKYQYWPIQKLHYEKYSFLTKEADNCAVADRYWLNALGSFVFVEQETPLFVDQNYGTPGHLCLVAEKILPYDIYDSTYSMVYRIGVATDAKQAHIGAVKNILLKPTGHPNEAMVKYPIWSTWARYKRDIGEKVVLEFADEIVKNGWPNGQFELDDDWEMCYGALNFNTTASKFPKIRETITAIRAKGFPRVTIWIHPFINKGCEPWYSEAKRNGYFVADHTGNVDTQWWNSNTGQAAYIDFTKPEVAEWFSKRLKNVLEVSGIDSFKFDAGESSWSPPDPLLNGPRSQQPNTIVSEYIRTVAKFGDLVEVRSAHLSQDLPIFVRMIDKDSLWTWNNGIPTLITTLLQMNMVGYPLVLPDMVGGNGYGGAPDKEMFIRWLQANVFMPSIQFSYVPWDYDAETVTISKAMTDLHERYTPQIMERFALAVSDGLPVNPPIWWVDPDNVEAQKIYDEFLLGDNILAAPVVRQNSRARDIYLPSGKWTDGNNQTVYTGPTWLRNYPVPLNVLPYFIRST; encoded by the exons atgtcccgGACACGGACATTGATTTTCGGTGTTTTGTTACTGGCCCTGGGGATCAGTGTTCAAGGCCAGGATTATCAGTTAACATTCTACCAATCAACGGTGGTCGCGACCATTAATCCGAGCACAAGATCGCTAAAGGTTACTCGGGATGGAGTTCAGGTTCAGCAGCTTCTGTTGAATACCGATGTTGTTGGATCGACAATGACCGAAATTGCTGATGGATTAAAGCTGACCAATTCGGCTGGTGAAACGATCGAGGTGACGAAGACCGTGGATACTGCTGAACTGTCGTTGTTCAACGTGGCACGCAACTCGAGGGCTAAATCGAGGGTGACAGTGGACTGTATCAATCTCATGGGAGTGAATTGGTTCGGAGGACCGCAGCAAAAGTATCAGTACTGGCCGATTCAGAAGCTCCATTACGAGAAATACTCGTTTCTGACTAAGGAAGCTGACAACTGTGCCGTGGCTGATCGTTACTGGCTTAACGCGTTGGGATCGTTTGTGTTCGTGGAGCAGGAGACTCCACTGTTTGTGGATCAGAACTACGGGACGCCTGGCCATTTGTGTTTGGTGGCGGAGAAAATATTGCCTTATGATATCTACGATTCGACGTATTCGATGGTGTACCGGATTGGAGTAGCTACGGATGCGAAACAGGCTCATATTGGTGCCGTTAAGAACATCTTGCTGAAGCCTACGGGACATCCGAACGAGGCTATGGTCAAGTATCCCATCTGGTCAACGTGGGCTCGGTACAAGCGAGATATCGGAGAAAAAGTTGTCCTGGAGTTTGCCGATGAAATTGTGAAGAACGGATGGCCTAACGGCCAGTTTGAGCTAGACGATGATTGGGAGATGTGCTACGGAGCGTTGAACTTTAATACAACTGCtagtaaatttccaaaaattaggGAAACCATCACCGCCATCAGAGCCAAAGGTTTTCCCCGAGTAACGATCTGGATCCATCCGTTTATCAACAAAGGCTGCGAGCCCTGGTACTCGGAAGCCAAACGTAACGGATACTTCGTTGCGGATCACACCGGAAACGTCGATACCCAATGGTGGAACAGCAACACCGGCCAGGCGGCTTACATCGACTTCACCAAGCCTGAAGTGGCCGAATGGTTTtcaaaaaggttgaaaaatgtCCTCGAAGTCAGCGGAATCGATAGCTTCAAGTTCGACGCTGGCGAATCTTCTTGGTCCCCTCCAGATCCCTTACTGAACGGCCCTCGATCTCAACAACCAAACACGATCGTCAGCGAGTATATTCGAACGGTGGCCAAGTTTGGCGACCTCGTAGAAGTCCGCTCTGCCCATCTCTCCCAAGATCTGCCCATTTTCGTTCGAATGATTGACAAAGATTCCCTGTGGACCTGGAACAACGGAATTCCGACCCTCATCACCACCCTGCTCCAGATGAATATGGTCGGCTACCCTCTGGTCCTTCCGGATATGGTCGGCGGAAATGGCTACGGCGGAGCTCCCGATAAGGAGATGTTTATCCGATGGCTCCAGGCCAACGTGTTCATGCCTAGCATTCAGTTTTCGTACGTGCCCTGGGACTACGACGCGGAAACCGTTACCATCTCCAAGGCAATGACCGATCTGCACGAACGCTACACGCCGCAAATAATGGAACGCTTTGCCCTGGCGGTTTCCGATGGGCTTCCGGTGAATCCTCCGATCTGGTGGGTCGACCCGGACAACGTCGAAGCGCAGAAGATCTACGACG AATTCCTTCTTGGGGACAATATCCTGGCAGCGCCGGTGGTGCGCCAGAACTCCCGGGCCCGGGACATCTACCTACCGAGCGGCAAGTGGACCGACGGCAACAATCAAACCGTTTACACCGGCCCGACCTGGCTGCGGAACTATCCAGTGCCACTGAATGTGCTGCCATATTTTATCCGGAGCACGTGA